One segment of Candidatus Neomarinimicrobiota bacterium DNA contains the following:
- a CDS encoding CHAD domain-containing protein: protein MREPDHPVIEIMSTIIARAITNDSIFLNRNSNHSTDSIGSSAAYIAVVSSVQKKIKTLLMELQKFLADIESQPELAIHGIRKRTKYIRALLAIDPASATELRGCMKKLSSILASYRDARVNLDTYQTIIQINNSLTNPAIETRLKQNSFLAKQLPVDTELEIIKHLLEDFIAQLESCSHAISDDQMLQRIESSFHSGKKGLERVKREANVRAIHAWRKKTKLLWYQLRFLFGDELEEHEHPLVLSNALGKLLGEIHDLDVLMKVLDLQPEHPFNLWVQELRQNQVVHSLKLGHTLYVQQRSTFYHILKPIH from the coding sequence ATGAGAGAACCTGATCATCCTGTAATTGAAATCATGAGCACCATTATTGCCAGAGCAATCACCAATGATAGTATCTTTCTTAACAGGAATAGTAATCACTCAACTGATAGCATCGGTTCAAGCGCCGCTTATATTGCAGTCGTGTCATCTGTCCAAAAAAAAATCAAAACACTACTCATGGAACTGCAGAAATTCCTGGCTGATATTGAATCCCAGCCTGAATTGGCTATTCACGGTATCCGTAAACGGACCAAATACATCAGAGCACTTCTTGCCATAGATCCTGCATCGGCGACTGAACTAAGAGGCTGCATGAAAAAGCTTAGTAGTATCCTGGCATCGTATCGGGATGCTCGGGTTAATTTGGACACCTATCAAACTATTATTCAGATAAACAACTCCCTGACTAATCCTGCAATAGAAACCAGGCTAAAGCAGAATTCGTTTCTGGCTAAACAGCTTCCTGTAGACACCGAGCTTGAAATCATTAAACATCTATTGGAAGACTTTATTGCTCAGTTGGAATCCTGCTCTCACGCAATTTCAGATGATCAAATGCTTCAGAGAATAGAGTCTAGCTTTCATTCTGGCAAAAAGGGTCTGGAACGAGTTAAAAGGGAGGCAAACGTCAGAGCTATCCACGCCTGGCGTAAAAAAACAAAACTACTCTGGTATCAGCTACGATTCTTGTTCGGTGATGAGTTGGAGGAACACGAACACCCCTTGGTCTTGAGTAATGCCCTGGGGAAGCTTCTGGGTGAAATCCATGACCTGGATGTCTTGATGAAGGTTTTGGATCTGCAACCCGAACATCCCTTTAATCTTTGGGTTCAGGAACTGCGCCAAAATCAAGTGGTCCATTCTCTCAAGCTTGGACATACTTTATATGTTCAACAACGATCCACCTTCTACCATATCCTGAAACCCATTCATTAA
- a CDS encoding ABC-F family ATP-binding cassette domain-containing protein — MAAKVLISTQNIHKSYSNTPLFKDLSLNLHLGDRIGLIGPNGTGKSTLLKILAGLEQIDQGTLSITAQTTVTYLPQIDVFEEQATIRQILSDHFPKHLVDWEIQKRLGEIQSQVRFSDLDLSFGTLSGGWKKRVSIAAALAQDCDLLLLDEPTNHLDLEGILWLESLLQQARFTFVLISHDRFFLENTCNNIMDLDRRYKHGYLKIRGNYSQFIQDREKYLSDQRTEELSLSNKVRRETEWLRRGPKARTTKAQYRIEKAHEMIDDLAELRQRNNLTMEAGIEFKASDRRSKKLLHAKGLSKTRGGKLLFKDLELFLSPGMKVGIMGANGSGKSSLINILRGELEADSGEIELAQGIRMITLDQSRELPDPNQSLKRALSPDGDTVIYHGNPLHISAWAQRFLFQKEQLELPVSQLSGGERARVLLAKLMLETAEILILDEPTNDLDIPTLEVLEDNLTDFTGALLLITHDRFLMDRVCDQIIYLAGDGTVKVFAETFQLTTWQKAQVAPNLVSSETKTPNSNKIKREQLKTLRKKFAKVERDIEKAETKRSELETELHDPKHASDPAKLAECSNAIDGLNTEIDALFEQWETLESEIAEIEGE, encoded by the coding sequence ATGGCCGCAAAAGTTCTTATCTCTACCCAAAACATTCATAAATCCTATAGTAACACCCCATTGTTCAAGGATCTTTCTCTTAATCTCCATCTGGGAGATCGCATCGGACTCATCGGTCCTAATGGTACCGGTAAATCCACCTTACTTAAAATCCTGGCGGGTCTGGAACAGATAGATCAGGGGACATTATCTATCACAGCCCAAACGACGGTTACCTATCTGCCCCAGATTGATGTTTTTGAAGAGCAGGCCACCATTCGACAGATCCTAAGCGATCATTTTCCAAAGCATCTCGTGGACTGGGAAATTCAAAAGAGACTGGGAGAAATTCAAAGCCAAGTCCGATTCTCGGATCTTGACCTGAGCTTTGGAACCCTTTCCGGCGGGTGGAAAAAGCGCGTCTCTATTGCCGCTGCTTTGGCTCAGGATTGTGACCTACTTCTGTTGGATGAGCCCACCAACCATTTAGACCTGGAAGGCATCTTGTGGTTGGAATCACTGTTACAACAGGCCCGTTTCACTTTTGTTCTGATCAGTCATGATCGCTTCTTCCTGGAAAACACTTGTAACAATATTATGGATCTTGATCGACGTTATAAACACGGCTACCTAAAGATCAGGGGGAATTATTCTCAGTTTATTCAGGATCGGGAAAAATATCTTAGTGATCAGCGGACTGAAGAGTTATCGCTGTCAAACAAGGTTCGTCGGGAAACCGAATGGCTGCGAAGAGGTCCCAAAGCTCGTACAACGAAAGCCCAATATCGTATTGAGAAAGCCCATGAAATGATCGATGACCTGGCTGAATTGCGTCAGCGGAACAACTTGACCATGGAAGCCGGTATTGAGTTTAAAGCCAGTGATCGGCGCTCTAAAAAGTTACTTCATGCCAAGGGACTGAGTAAAACCAGAGGAGGGAAGTTACTTTTTAAGGATTTGGAACTCTTCCTCTCCCCAGGGATGAAAGTTGGTATTATGGGTGCCAATGGCAGTGGTAAAAGCAGCCTGATCAATATTTTACGAGGTGAGTTGGAGGCTGACAGTGGTGAAATTGAACTGGCCCAGGGAATCCGGATGATCACCCTGGATCAATCACGTGAATTGCCAGACCCCAACCAGTCTTTGAAGCGCGCCTTAAGTCCGGATGGGGACACAGTCATCTACCATGGGAATCCCCTCCATATCAGTGCCTGGGCCCAACGCTTTTTATTCCAAAAGGAACAATTAGAGCTCCCGGTTTCACAATTATCCGGTGGTGAAAGAGCCCGGGTATTATTGGCCAAACTAATGTTGGAAACGGCTGAGATCCTGATCCTGGACGAGCCCACCAACGACCTGGACATTCCAACCCTGGAGGTCCTTGAAGACAACCTGACTGATTTTACAGGGGCTCTGTTATTGATCACCCACGATCGTTTTCTCATGGACCGGGTGTGTGATCAAATCATTTATCTGGCAGGCGATGGAACCGTCAAAGTTTTTGCTGAAACCTTTCAGCTGACCACCTGGCAAAAAGCACAAGTTGCACCAAATCTGGTAAGCTCTGAGACAAAAACTCCCAACAGTAATAAGATCAAACGAGAACAACTCAAAACGCTGCGTAAGAAATTTGCCAAAGTAGAACGCGATATTGAAAAAGCTGAAACCAAAAGATCAGAACTTGAAACAGAACTGCATGACCCCAAACATGCCTCTGATCCAGCTAAACTTGCTGAATGTTCAAATGCCATAGATGGTTTAAATACTGAGATTGATGCCCTATTTGAGCAGTGGGAAACTTTGGAGAGTGAGATCGCTGAAATCGAGGGGGAATGA